In Pagrus major chromosome 23, Pma_NU_1.0, the genomic window tacttttattttatttaagttttgtCCATTTTTGCACAGCGGCCAAACGTGAAAATATAATGTTGGCACGATAACCaacaaacatttcagtcaaagaAAGTTCATGTTCACAACTTTTCTTTGTTGGACGTCACAAGAGTCTTCtgagtgtgctgctgctggtgtcaGGAACAAACAGCTTAGGTTGACTTTGACTGCATTAAGCCATCAGCAGACACACTTTAGAGGTCACCATGTAATAGCTGGGTGACACATATGAATTTAAAGTCAGTCAGAAGACAGACTTCAATTAAATCTTTAGCTGTCACCTGCTGAGGGTAATGGGCCTCAGCAGAACTGATCCAGTTGTGATTCTGTTGTGATCTACAGTGTAGTCGTCATAAATCAGATAACATAAGATTACAATAGAGCGAGTGTCTCACTAACCGTATTCTGGGTCAAATGTTAAATTCACAAAGAATGTCGAGGCCATTTGCAGTGATTATCTCGTTTAGAGGACCGTGATCGCCAGTTGTTTTAATGCTGCACTCTTAACCTCGAGCACTTTTCTATCAGCAGGAGTGACGTAGAATTTCCTACAATCCTCTAAATATGAGAGAATGCACACGTAATTGTTCTACGTGTAGATTAAACATGACAATATTTGTACTTCACTTTTTTCAATAACACCTGCAGGTTTTCTTGTAcagttaagtttgtttttttaatcagaggatCTATTTTCAGAAACAGCACTTACTCAGGAAAgcgtttctttctttctatttttgaaTCAGATGATCTATTTTGtaaaattttattttcactgtattAAAGAAGAGACACTATATTAAACTGAGAGggatctgtgtgttttgtggacgCCAAAAATGCTTCATCACATCAACTTTCAATCAAACAATgtcatttatttacaaaaataaggTGCAAAAGATCAAACAAGAATCattaagattgttttttttttctttacactgaTGTATTCCAAGTGTgttgtgtccgtgtgtgtgtgtgtgtgtgtgtgtgtgtcactgtgagtgtgtgaggctGGTGAGGGCCCGCAGTCGCAGTGGCATGGCCACATTGATGTCTCGGTGCCACTGGGGTGTGGTAACATGTGGAGGTGGGGTCAGGACGCTCTGGGCCACACCGGGGGCCTTCAGCAGCGACCACAACTCCTCCCCTCGTGTTACTATGGCAACGAGGTCCTCTTCATCGGAGCACCAGGCGACTGACCCGCTTCTGGTGACTGTTCTCAGCTTGGAGAGGAACAGAGACACCCTGAAACAGATATAAACACACAATGGCATTACACTACATGAcatatgaaaaaagaaatggtgCTTTAAAAGTGTGTACTGCTGTCAGTCACCTGGGTATGAGGTCATGTGATCGTGACGCCAGCTTAGCCAGAGCGCTCATCAGAGTGGTGATGACTCTGGGGTTGGGGCAAACAGCTCCAGGTGTTGGGGCGGATGAGGTGATCTCAAACAGCACCGCCTCCAGCGcctcaaaacaggaagtgatgaggCTCACAGAGCAGCGAGAGTCACATGACACAGACAGGTACTCTCCCAGCACCCACACCTGACAGGCAAACAAGCTGAATGTTATTTTGGTGTCAGGTTTTGGCACATTTTACTGCTGAGTGTGatattttacaatatttcaATGCATGGGAAAAAATGCTGAGATTGGAGAAATGAGAGGCTGTGAGTTTTGTACAGGATccaaaatacacagaaaataataaatgatcatCCTTAAATCAACACCATCCTGCTCTCTGCCGTCACAGCTTCATTACCACGTGCGTGTAGACTTCCTCTTTGCTGTAGACGTTGGCTGTGGCCCCGGCAAACTCCAGCAGCTCGTGAGACTGGTCCACCACCAGGGAGGGGTGGAGCTTGCACAACCTGAGCAGGTGGCAGCTGAACACCCTGAAAAGACAGTGAGAGGGGTGGAGCCAGTGAGGAGCTGAGGGTGAAGACTTGCAGCAGAGTAACATTTCAGGTCCTCTTCATGTGCTCACCTGTGTATCTCTCTGAGGTATTTAGGTATTTTGAGGAGGAGGCTGCTTCTCTCCAGCATCACCAGGATCAAGTGGGCTAAAAGCTTCTCGTCAGCGACCTATAGAACCGGAGCACACATTATATTGCTTTTATTACCTGAAactacacattttaatgtgcaGTAGTTACAGTCACAAATTAAATCTCTTCACCGTGATGACTGTGTTGAAAAATATGTGCAGCAGCACAGGGACAGTCTGGGCGCACTGAACAACTCTCGGCCAATCAGCAGCCTCGGCTAGCAGCTCATGGAGCGTGCTCAGTCGGTCAATTGTGTCACCTGtggaaagaaaagtaaagttgctGTTTCTGGATATACTGCACTACAGGAACTttaaactggttatgaaacagtctcaatgtAATACTGATGCCACCAGGTTGGAAGAGTCTTTATGTTCAGTTTAATTAATAAGATtcagataaaaagttaaaatcagttaaaaaaggatgtgatgtgtttaatttcatatatttcatgaTGCTTCATTTGAGTAAGTTAAAAATAAGTGAGTCAAATGGCAGTACCGCCATCTACTGGCCGATTTTGGTTCAGCGGCTAGGCTTTGTCAATTTTGAATAAAACCTTTATGcaggaagtgacagaaaagcaacaacaaagaagTTCAGAGCAGCACATTTGTCAGCTTCTAGCTATGACTAGCCACTCCAGCATACATCTTCGAGTTGCATCGTCGGTACgtgttgtttacatgttaatTTACGGTTATATGCTTGAGCCTTATGTGGCAGAATATTACCGGTGCATTGTGTACTtatttgtgttatgtgtttacatgtatttagCCTACTTTGAGTGAGCTATTTAGTTAGTCATGCTAGGCTTtggtaaatgtttattttatggtTTATGCATCTCCATAAATGCAATATTCATGACTGTATTATTTTGTCTATCTCTTTTAGTTTCACACTTTACTTCATTAATAAAACTGGCAAAAGGAATACCCAGTGTGTTGTTTGGAGTGAAGAGTTTAGCTGCCTGTCAACACATGCATGCTACGCATTGAGGACAGAACAGTGAAACGACGGCATCTCAGCGAACAAGGTAACGCTGAGCAGGCTATCAACGGACACTTCCAAGACGCCACAACGCATCAGCTAAGCACGGCTACCACGGCAGTGTCTCACCAGAAGCTATCAACGCCATCATGTCTGCTAAATCATATAATACAAGATCTCAGGCCTCATGTTCTTCTACTGGTTCAGCAGCAGCCAAGGCAAGAGCAAGAGCGGAGGCAGCAAAGACTCGTCTAACCTTTGCTCAGAAAGAAGTAACTCTAAAACTAGAGAAGGCTCAGTTAGAGGCATCCATTGAACTCCTCCAATGTGAGAAAGAGGCAGCTACGGccacagcagaagcagaagtCTTAGAAGCTGCTGTTAAATCACaaaaagatgaacaaagcaTTGGACATGTTTTAGATgatctgccttctcttgaaagTTCACACCGGACTGAAAAGTATATCATGGCTCAAGCCCAGTTTGTAAAGaatgaaacaactgaaataCAAGAGCCCCCATCATTTGATAAACCTCCAGCTAATATAGTTGACCCCCCTGGTGGTACTCATCCCTCACACACCAACCCAGCAGACTGTGAACCCTCACCAGAAACAAAAATTCTTTCCAAACAACCTGTGTATAGGCACCACCTTCCAGCTCCATCTCTCTTGCCCCCCCATCCACCTCCAGATGACCGTAATAGAAAACACAATTGGACACAACAAAAATCAGGTCACAACTATGATCCCACCTGCAACTCCAGGCATTCAGGCCACGATGATGGAAACATCAGTGAATTTGTCAGATACTTTGCTCGTCGGGAAATTGTAGCAACGGGTCTCCTTCACTTCAACGATGAACCACAGAATTACAGAGCCTGGAAACGCTCTTTTGAGAACACAGTAAGGGGCTTGGATTTAACAGCAAGTGAGGAGATGGATCTGTTGTTTAAGTGGCTCGGTAAGGAATCCGCTGAGCATGTTGAACAAATCAGAGCCATACACATCAACCGTCCAGATGCTGGGATAAAGATGATCTGGGAGAGACTTGACCAATGTTATGGCTCAGCAGAGGTAGTTGAAGATGCTCTGTTTAAACGAATTGACAATTTTCCAAAGATCACAAACAGAGACTATGTGAAGCTGAGGAAATTCAGTGACATACTCATGGAGCTCCAGAGTGCcaaggaggagggagacctCCCTGGCCTCTCTTTCCTGGACTCTGCAAGGGGTTTGAACCCAATTGTTCAAAAACTCCCCTTCTACCTGCAAGATAAGTGGGTTTCAGTCGGTGCAAGTTACAAACGTGAATATCAGGTCTCTTTCCccccatttcatgtttttgtagattttgttagtcAAGAGGCCATTGTTAAAAATGACCCAAGCTTTAACTTTGCCACTCACCTTGACCCTGCACCCAGACCTGAGAAACCCTCCTGGAAATttaacagacagagagaagtgtCAGTGCATAAAACAGAGGTGTTTCCAAATCCCAGTCACGAGTCATATGGGAATTCAAAGAATAGAGATGACTGTAACGAACTATGCCCAGTGCACAAAAAACCTCATGCCCTCCTGAAATGCAGAGCCTTTCGTGAGAAGTCCATCGGAGAACGCAAAACGTTTCTGAAAGAGAACAATATTTGTTTTAGATGTTGTGCCTCTTCTACACATTTTGCTAAACATTGTAAGGCCAAAGTGCAATGTTCTGAATGTGGCAATGCGAATCACAACACAGCTCTTCACCCAGGCACAGCTCCCTGGAGCAAAGAAACTGACCCCGATGTAGAGCACGGCGGGGAGCAGGGTGCCGCCCTGCCGAGTGAAATCACTTCCAAATGCACTCAAGTTTGTGGTGAGAACCTCGTTGGCAGGTCATGCTCTAAAATCTGCCTTGTGAAGGTATACCCAGCAAGCCATCCAGACAAGGCGATCAAACTGTATGCAATCCATGATGAACAGAGTAACCGTTCTCTCGTCCGTTCAGAGTTTTTCGAAGTGTTCGGTGAAAACGGCCCCAGCTCTCCCTACTCACTGAGAACGTGTGCAGGCCTTAAAGAGACTATGGGAAGAAGAGCCACTGGTTATGTAGTAGAGACTCTAGATGAGACAGTCCACATCCCCCTGCCCAGTCTGATTGAGTGTAATGACATCCCCAACAACAGGGAGGAGATACCAACGCCCAGCGCCGCGTGCCATCATCCCCATCTAAAGAATGTCTCACACCTCATCCCAGAACTCGACCCCAACGCCCACATACTGATGCTGCTTGGACGGGACATCGTCAGGGTTCACAAAGTCCATAAACAGATAAGTGGCCCCAACGACGCACCCTACGCACAAAAATTAGACTTGGGGTGGGTTGTAGTGGGAAATGTGTGTCTAGGTGGTGTTCATAAAACAATCACTGTGAATGCCttctacacaaacacaacagagagaggacGGCCTACACTTTTTCAGCCCTGCCCTAATCTGTTCAACATAAAAGAAACATCCTGTGGGATCCAAATTCCCTACCACAACACACCACAACAAAGCGACAGATCTAGTTGTGAATCAGACCACCTtggatgttgtgtgtttgaacaaaccaaaaatgacAATCAAGTCTCACCTTCCATTCAAGACAATGCCTTCATGAAAATAATGGAAGAAggaatgacaaaaaacacaaacaatcactgGACAGCTCCGTTACCATTCAAATCACCACGTCAAAGGCTGCCCGACAACAGGCCACAGGCTATGAGTCGGCTCATGTCCCTGATCCGCCACTTTGACAGAAAACCAGAGATGAGGGACCATTTCATAGCTTTCATGGAAAAGATTTTCCAAAATGGCCACGCTGAGATCGCCCctcctttaaaggaaaatgaGGAGAGATGGTATTTGCCTCTGTTCGGGGTTTATCACCCCAAAAAGCCGAAACAAATCAGAGTTGTGTTCGACAGCAGTGCTCAGTACAATGGACTGTCACTTAATGATGTCTTACTAAAGGGCCCAGACCTCAACAACTCACTCCTTGGCGTCCTCATGCGCTTCAGGAAAGAAGCAGTAGCTTTCACAGCGGACATCGAGcagatgttttactgtttctACGTGCGGGAAGAGGACAGGAACTTTCTCCGTTTTTTGTGGTTCCGTGACAACAACCTCTGCAATGACATCACAGAGTATCGGATGAGAGTCCACGTTTTTGGTAACAGTCCCTCTCCGGCAGTAGCAATATTTGGCCTACATCAGTCTGTCCAGTGCTCTGAGGTGGACTTCGACGCTGACGTCAAGCAGTTTGTGACACGTGATTTTTACGTAGATGACGGCCTTAAATCTCTTCCCACTGTAGAAATGGCCGTGACTCTCCTGCGGAAGACACGAGATATCCTCGCCAAGTCGAACTTGAGGTTGCACAAGATCGCAGCTAACAGAAAAGAGATCCTGGAAGCTTTTCCATCTCAAGACCACGCAAAAGATCTCAAAGACTTAGATCTTGAAGCAGATGCACTGCCCATGCAACGGAGCCTGGGTCTCCTTTGGGACCTCAAGAAAGACTGTTTCACCTTCAATGTGGCCGATGAGACAAAAGCCTTCACACGACGTGGTGTCTTATCCACCATAAACAGTCTCTATGACCCGCTAGGCTTTGTAGCGCCCGTCACAATCCACGGCAAATCCATCCTCAGAGAGCTCACTGCAGATAATGGTGACTGGGACGCTCCGCTGCCCCAAGGGATGGAGGAGTCATGGGTTCTCTGGAGAGAGTCACTGAGTGCGCTGTCTAATATCTCGATCACCAGAACATACACTAACATCTCACCTTCAGAAGCGACGTGCAGAGAATTGTGCATCTTCTGTGATGCATCAACCAAAGCCATTGCAGCAGTGGTTTATGTGAAGGTAACTGATGCAGACGGGAACTGTGAAATTGGCTTTGTCATGGGGAAAGCAAAGCTGACGCCACGTCCTGATCAAACTATCCCCAGATTAgaactgtgtgctgctgtgctaGCAGTTGAGGTCGCTGATCTGGTCTCAGGAGAGCTGGACATTCAGCTGAACAACACACATTTCTTCACAGACAGTAAAGTTGTTCTGGGATATATTTGCAACGAGACCAGACGCTTTTATGTCTATGTTAGCAATCGGGTGACTCGGATTAGGAGGTCTTCACAAGCAAGTCAGTGGCATTACGTGCCTACTAACCAGAACCCCGCGGATCTTGCAACACGGTCTGTTCCTGCACATCAGCTCATGCACACTAACTGGTTCACTGGCCCCAAATTCCTGCTCAAAGACAATCAAAGCTCCATCCACGACACTTATGACCTTGTTGAACCCAGTTCAGACACTGACATCAGACCACAGGTCTCCGTCCTGAAAACTACAGCCAGTGTGAAGCTGCTTGGTTCTGAAAGATTCACCAAGTTTTCCCACTGGAGCTCCCTGCTGCGTGCCATTGCTCGTCTGTTGCATGTTGTTCACGCCTTCAAACAAACCACCAATAGAGACAGTTCTTGTAAGGGCTGGCACTATTGTGAAATGGGAGTCACAGTGGAAGAGTTTGAGCAAGCTAAAAACATTGTCATCCGATCAGTACAAGAGGAAGTGTACGCTGGAGAGATCAAGTGCATTAAAGAGCAACAGGAAATTCATAAGAGCAGTCCAATCAAAAATCTGGATCCCTTCTTAGACAACTATGGTCTGCTTAGGGTGGGCGGACGCATCAGCGAGGCAGATCTAAGTCAAACAGAAAAGAACCCACTCATTGTTCCTGGCCAACATCACATTGCAAGCCTCATCGTGAAACATCACCATGAACAGACGCGCCATCAAGGTCGGCTGTTCACAGAAGGAGCTGTTCGGACAGCAGGTTGGTGGATGGTTGGTGGCAAAAAGAAGGTCAGCTGTATTATCCATCATTGTGTAAGATGTAGAAGGTTGAGAGCTCCCCTCAGTGTTCAAAAAATGGCCAGTCTCCCAGCACAACGTCTCTCAACTGACCCCCCATTTACAAACGTGGGCTTAGATGTGTTTGGCCCCTGGAGTGTTTCTGCTCAACGCACAAGAGGAGGCATTATACACAACAAAAGATGGGCTGTCATCTTCACGTGTTTGAGCATGAGGGCAGTTCATATCGAAGTGATCGAGTCACTTGACACGTCGAGTTTCATCAACTCACTCAGACGGTTCTTGGCTATCAGGGGTCCGGTGAAGAGTATCCATTCAGATCGTGGCACTAATTTTGTTGGTGCTTGCAAAGAACTCCAGATACCCTCAAACATAAACAATACAGCAGTCAAAACTTACCTGTCAGAACAAGGATGTTCATGGACTTTCAATCCCCCACACGCCTCTCATTTTGGCGGTGCGTGGGAGAGGATGGTGGGCTTGGCCAGGAGAATTCTTGACACCATGTTCTTTGAgctcaaaaccacaaaactcACTCACGAGGTTCTCGTCACCCTCATGGCGGAGGTGTCAGCTATAATAAATGCACGCCCCCTCATTCCAGTGTCGACGGACCCTACTGACCCTTTCATATTGTCTCCTGCCGTTCTCCTCACACAGAAAGTCTACCCTCTCTCAGCTCCAGCCGGTGACTTTGCTGTCTCTGATCTCTATAGACACCAGTGGCGTGCAGTCCAACATCTTGCTAATGTTTTCTGGGACAAGTGGAGACGTCAGTTTCTCTCAACACTTCAAACTCGGCGCAAATGGCAGTCTAGTCATCCAAATGTGAACCCAGGGACTGTTGTTGTTCTGAAAGACATTCAGCTTCCAAGAAATGAGTGGCCGCTTGGACTCGTGACCAAGGTGTTTCCCAGCACCGATGGCAAGGTGCGCTCTGTGGAGATAAAGGTGGCTGGGCCACAGGGAACCAAGCTCTTTACCAGGCCCATCTCACAAATAGCAGTTCTTGTTCCCCCAGAGCcataaaaatgaataagaatgttgttttatgtgtcATTAGAGAGTGGCGTTAATTAACGCCAGGCGGGGAGTGTTCAGTTTAATTAATAAGATtcagataaaaagttaaaatcagttaaaaaaggatgtgatgtgtttaatttcatatatttcatgaTGCTTCATTTGAGTAAGTTAAAAATAAGTGAGTCAAATGGCAGTACCGCCATCTACTGGCCGATTTTGGTTCAGCGGCTAGGCTTTGTCAATTTTGAATAAAACCTTTATGCAGGAAGTGACAGAAAGGCAACAACAAAGAAGTTCAGAGCAGCACATTTGTCAGCTTCTAGCTATGACTAGCCACTCCAGCATACATCTTCGAGTTGCATCGTCGGTACgtgttgtttacatgttaatTTACGGTTATATGCTTGAGCCTTATGTGGCAGAATATTACCGGTGCATTGTGTACTtatttgtgttatgtgtttacatgtatttagCCTACTTTGAGTGAGCTATTTAGTTAGTCATGCTAGGCTTtggtaaatgtttattttatggtTTATGCATCTCCATAAATGCAATATTCATGACTGTATTATTTTGTCTATCTCTTTTAGTTTCACACTTTACTTCATTAATAAAACTGGCAAAAGGAATACCCAGTGTGTTGTTTGGAGTGAAGAGTTTAGCTGCCTGTCAACACATGCATGCTACGCATTGAGGACAGAACACTTTAGCTTTTGAGAGTCAATTTAGTTTAATATTAGTtttataaagttaaaataacaaTCAGCCAAAATCTAAACGTTCTAAAAGGGTTTAGTCTTGTTGTGAATCATTGGTCTGAACTGGGCTTTACTGAAAGTTAGCTGAGAAGATAAAAAACACCCTCATgtctttacagtaaatatgacaCTACTGTCAGGTTAGtgtagcttagcacaaacagGGCAAAACAGCTATCTTAGCTCTGTCCAAAAGGTTAACAATAGTTAAAGAGCCTTAATTGAAACATGATTTTTGTAGTTAATCTGTACAAAAGCTGAAGtgataaaatgacatttttggggggttttaTGGTGAGTTTATgcgcaggaaaacaaaaaagtaaatttccaaaaatgtcaaaatattgcattttataTTGTAACTGCGTGACTGTGATTACCTGAGCCTGCCTCCGTTCGAAGCAGGAAGAGGAACAGTCCTCTGAAAGAAGGGTTCCGAAATGCATCAAGAGACAGGAGGCCACGCCCGCCTGGGTCAGCGATGGGCAAACACGCTGacctacaacacacacacacacacacacttaaattaTTATCGTCAAATCAGTCTCATTGGCAGTTTGGATATTTTTTAGACAGTTGTGCTCTGAGGTCCACCTGAGTTGTAAGACCAGTGTGGCAGAGAGACAGGGCAGGTCCAGCAGAGTGTGGAGGAGCTCCACTGCAGTTCCAGTTGTCACCAGAGAGGGCAGCAGGTCTACAAAGTCATCCACCAGCGCCGGGCTGTCCCACGCCAACAACTACAAACCCGGGCAGAGAGAGAACGCAGACTGCTTGGTATGATGTGAACTCCTCACTCGCTTACAGCAGGTATGTGTAGCAGATTCAACAGTCAAAAGGATCTGTGTGGATGCGTTTTTGTCTGCTTTTCACCTTCAGCAGGTTTGGGAAGGAGTGGGTGTACTGTGGGACTCGGAGCTGCAGGCTCTCGAGGTTCAGTCGAAGGAAGCGTAGAAGCTCATGTGCCAGGAAGTGGTCGTTGAAGAGCTCGGCAGGGAATCGGCCAAACACCAGGTTCCACACACTCTCACAATCCACTGCAGCCATCTCGCCTACATAAGTACATAGTTAACCGTTTAATCTTCAGCGAATCAAGGAGCTGAACTGATTGTGTGCAGATTAGAGAGAGCCGTGAGGTTGAGCACATGTACATGTTGGCGTGAATACATACCGTGGTTGAGGTAGAACTGTGCTATGGGAAGCAAGGCTCTGGCGAACGACAGGTCTGAGCTAAGCCGACCAAAGAGCCCCTTGATGCACGGGAACGTTCGGAAGACCAGCGAGGtgtcctctacacacacacagtccaggaTACACACCGCCTCCACCAGACACTGAGAGAAGAAACAGGACAAATAGAATACAGACCCCAATATATGCTTTTCCCCCTAATATTAGGAAAGTTATCGTGCTAACAAATTATATGCAGGCTCACCGCTTTCTGCAGGTCTGTATCTGTCTTTTTGTGAGCCTCtgagacaaaagagaaaaacacacatcacatctgGTCACACTGACAAAGAGTAAAATATAAAGTACagatacaaaaaagaaaagacaaccTCTCGCACACATGAGTAATGTAACGCGCACACACTCACTGCGATCGCTCTGCTCGATGAGGCGTTGGCAGTACTGGAAAGCCTTCTCTCTCAGACGCTCCTTCGGGGGCAGCAACCGGCTGGAGGAGGAAGTCGCTGAAACCATAGAAACCACCGACCCGTCCACCTCCGACCGGTCATCTGCAACACGGGAAGTTCAGGAAGGAGAGGTCACGACTCAAAGCCTGCTCAAAAATATGATGATTTATTATAATCAAATTCAGCATAATGCTTCTATGACTGCTTGTTGCTGAATCCGAACACAAAGAAGGTTCTAAGGAttggaaaagttttttttttacgagaTCAAAACTAATGTTTCAATCAAGAGGGGATTTCAATTTCAGCCACCTGAAGCAACAAAGTTTAACTTTGACTATATAATTTAGTGACAATTTGgataatataaacaaacaattttttgCTGTCGTACAAGAGAACTCCACCAGGCACCTTTAAAGTGGAGATGGGTGGATGATTGATAAGCTGGTTTCACTGCTGTGACGTGCAGTTTTTCAATACAGTTGTGTTGGAGCTTGTGTCAAAAGAAGAAAACCCCGTGACCGATGAAGGGTGAAGGTTTGAACTTCA contains:
- the ap5z1 gene encoding AP-5 complex subunit zeta-1 isoform X1, which translates into the protein MYSHGSESLIRQAREIQESELHKFHSRLIKLLQGKELGHETVDSLQRLHLILSATKYTRTLPPELQKRLVSLLSSPVEQLQVLSSAVLRETLPLSGQELNYNQENIGQLNSHAAALLLSQAGSRADLSSLCAQLLRSLESRQSEGPSHCLTHTLPILNTILTHSPESLTEDHVTLLSKKLVDWLRYASITQGGGASSGGFFTGPRSRQPVPIAELDGTVSGDFFTVLCVGQGFTDDQWMNVYSFSMLRHWLLTYHSVSSGNTTTDTANRLQLSLSLSLSHSHSFSYDDRSEVDGSVVSMVSATSSSSRLLPPKERLREKAFQYCQRLIEQSDRKAHKKTDTDLQKACLVEAVCILDCVCVEDTSLVFRTFPCIKGLFGRLSSDLSFARALLPIAQFYLNHGEMAAVDCESVWNLVFGRFPAELFNDHFLAHELLRFLRLNLESLQLRVPQYTHSFPNLLKLLAWDSPALVDDFVDLLPSLVTTGTAVELLHTLLDLPCLSATLVLQLRSACLPIADPGGRGLLSLDAFRNPSFRGLFLFLLRTEAGSGDTIDRLSTLHELLAEAADWPRVVQCAQTVPVLLHIFFNTVITVADEKLLAHLILVMLERSSLLLKIPKYLREIHRVFSCHLLRLCKLHPSLVVDQSHELLEFAGATANVYSKEEVYTHVVWVLGEYLSVSCDSRCSVSLITSCFEALEAVLFEITSSAPTPGAVCPNPRVITTLMSALAKLASRSHDLIPRVSLFLSKLRTVTRSGSVAWCSDEEDLVAIVTRGEELWSLLKAPGVAQSVLTPPPHVTTPQWHRDINVAMPLRLRALTSLTHSQ
- the ap5z1 gene encoding AP-5 complex subunit zeta-1 isoform X2, with the protein product MYSHGSESLIRQAREIQESELHKFHSRLIKLLQGKELGHETVDSLQRLHLILSATKYTRTLPPELQKRLVSLLSSPVEQLQVLSSAVLRETLPLSGQELNYNQENIGQLNSHAAALLLSQAGSRADLSSLCAQLLRSLESRQSEGPSHCLTHTLPILNTILTHSPESLTEDHVTLLSKKLVDWLRYASITQGGGASSGGFFTGPRSRQPVPIAELDGTVSGDFFTVLCVGQGFTDDQWMNVYSFSMLRHWLLTYHSVSSGNTTTDTDDRSEVDGSVVSMVSATSSSSRLLPPKERLREKAFQYCQRLIEQSDRKAHKKTDTDLQKACLVEAVCILDCVCVEDTSLVFRTFPCIKGLFGRLSSDLSFARALLPIAQFYLNHGEMAAVDCESVWNLVFGRFPAELFNDHFLAHELLRFLRLNLESLQLRVPQYTHSFPNLLKLLAWDSPALVDDFVDLLPSLVTTGTAVELLHTLLDLPCLSATLVLQLRSACLPIADPGGRGLLSLDAFRNPSFRGLFLFLLRTEAGSGDTIDRLSTLHELLAEAADWPRVVQCAQTVPVLLHIFFNTVITVADEKLLAHLILVMLERSSLLLKIPKYLREIHRVFSCHLLRLCKLHPSLVVDQSHELLEFAGATANVYSKEEVYTHVVWVLGEYLSVSCDSRCSVSLITSCFEALEAVLFEITSSAPTPGAVCPNPRVITTLMSALAKLASRSHDLIPRVSLFLSKLRTVTRSGSVAWCSDEEDLVAIVTRGEELWSLLKAPGVAQSVLTPPPHVTTPQWHRDINVAMPLRLRALTSLTHSQ